In Pseudomonas sp. MM213, a genomic segment contains:
- a CDS encoding substrate-binding periplasmic protein, whose amino-acid sequence MKRIAVCLLSLLTFTAVAADLNMLTDNHPPLHFQQGNQLVGFGVDVVQALADMAGDQVHFQQVPLLRALHVASTEPTTGVFTVLRTAERDGQYQWVGPLMEVETALYSTESTRQPVRSLLEAGHQGRIAVPRKWLVYSYLQKQDVNNLYGVETPEQMMRLARLGRAEFVVADTLSVATMAREEGVPPEQLHYQIPLMKEATYIAFSPLSDPRQIARWQQALNTMRQDGRLEQLKQRWLADRTPR is encoded by the coding sequence ATGAAGCGCATCGCCGTTTGCCTGCTGTCTCTTTTGACGTTCACTGCGGTCGCGGCAGACCTGAACATGCTGACTGACAACCACCCGCCCCTGCATTTCCAGCAGGGTAATCAGCTGGTGGGGTTTGGCGTGGACGTGGTGCAGGCACTGGCCGACATGGCTGGCGACCAGGTGCACTTTCAGCAAGTCCCGCTACTGCGCGCCTTGCATGTGGCCAGCACCGAGCCCACCACAGGGGTGTTCACCGTGTTGCGCACTGCCGAGCGTGATGGCCAGTATCAGTGGGTCGGTCCGCTGATGGAGGTGGAAACCGCTCTGTATTCCACTGAAAGTACCCGGCAACCGGTGCGCAGTCTGCTGGAGGCCGGTCATCAGGGCCGCATTGCCGTTCCGCGAAAATGGCTGGTCTACAGCTACTTGCAGAAGCAGGATGTGAACAATCTGTACGGCGTGGAAACCCCCGAACAAATGATGCGTCTGGCCCGCCTGGGTCGCGCGGAGTTCGTGGTGGCCGACACCCTTTCCGTCGCCACCATGGCCCGTGAAGAAGGAGTGCCACCTGAGCAGTTGCACTACCAGATACCGCTGATGAAGGAAGCCACCTATATCGCTTTTTCGCCGTTGAGCGACCCGCGTCAGATTGCGCGCTGGCAACAGGCGCTGAACACGATGCGCCAGGACGGGCGCCTGGAACAGCTCAAGCAGCGCTGGCTGGCAGACCGCACACCACGCTGA
- a CDS encoding response regulator: MEHVNHILIVDDDREIRELVGNYLKKNGLRTTVVADGRQMRSFLEANQVDLIVLDIMMPGDDGLVLCRELRSGKHKATPILMLTARNDETDRILGLEMGADDYLTKPFAARELLARINAVLRRTRMLPPNLLITESGRLLGFGRWRLDTTARHLLDEDNTMVALSGAEYRLLRVFLDHPQRVLSRDQLLNLTQGRDADLFDRSIDLLVSRLRQRLMDDSRESTYIKTVRSEGYVFSYPVEMLGAES; encoded by the coding sequence CGACGACCGGGAGATTCGCGAGCTGGTCGGCAATTACCTGAAGAAGAACGGCCTGCGTACCACGGTGGTTGCCGACGGCCGGCAGATGCGCAGTTTTCTGGAAGCCAATCAGGTGGACCTGATCGTGCTGGACATCATGATGCCCGGCGATGACGGCCTGGTGCTGTGCCGCGAGTTGCGCTCGGGCAAACATAAAGCGACGCCGATCCTGATGCTCACCGCACGCAACGACGAAACCGATCGCATCCTCGGCCTGGAAATGGGCGCCGACGACTACCTGACCAAACCCTTCGCCGCCCGCGAGTTGCTGGCGCGGATCAACGCCGTATTGCGCCGTACGCGAATGCTGCCGCCCAACCTGCTGATCACCGAAAGTGGCCGACTGTTGGGTTTCGGCCGCTGGCGCCTCGACACGACTGCCCGCCATCTACTCGACGAAGACAACACGATGGTGGCCCTCAGTGGTGCCGAGTACCGCTTGTTGCGCGTATTCCTCGATCACCCGCAACGGGTACTCAGCCGCGACCAGTTGCTCAACCTGACCCAGGGACGCGATGCCGACCTGTTCGATCGCTCAATCGATTTGCTGGTGAGCCGTTTGCGCCAACGCTTGATGGATGACTCGCGCGAGTCGACCTACATCAAGACCGTGCGCAGCGAAGGCTATGTGTTCTCCTACCCGGTGGAAATGCTCGGCGCAGAATCATGA